The genomic window GGTCAAGGGCGGCTATTTCGATGGCAAGCCCCTGACCGCCGAAGAGGTAGGCAAGCTCGCCGACCTCGAGTCCCGCGAAGTGCTGCTGGCGAAGCTCGCCGGCGCCTTCAAGGCCTCGCTGTTCGGAGCCGCATATCTGTTCAACGCACCGCTGTCGAAGGCCGTTCGCACGGTCGACGCGCTGCGTGAGAAGCAGGAGTCCGCTGCGTAGGCGCGAGCCTCTCAAGCGGTGAGTAACCAACACATCTAAGGAGAAAATCATGGCGAAGCTGTCCACTGAGGAGCTGCTCGAGCAGTTCAAGGGCCTGACCCTCATCGAGCTCTCGGAGTTCGTCAAGGCGTTCGAGGAGACCTTCGAGGTCACCGCCGCCGCGCCCGTCGCGGTTGCCGCCCCGGCCGCCGGTGGCGCCGGTGCCGCTGCCGAAGAGGTCGAGGAGAAGGACTCCTTCGACGTCGTCCTCGAGGCTGCCGGCGACAAGAAGATCCAGGTCATCAAGGTCGTCCGCGAGCTCACCTCGCTCGGCCTCGGCGAGGCCAAGGCCGTCGTCGACGGTGCTCCCAAGGCCGTGCTCGAGGGCGCGAACAAGGAGACCGCCGACAAGGCGAAGGCCGCCCTCGAGGAGGCCGGCGCGACCGTCACCCTCAAGTAATGTCGCGCGCTCACCCGAGCGCCGCAGCTTGAGGTGACCCGCGTCACCTGAACACACGGATGCCCCGTGCCGATTCGCTCGGCACGGGGCATCCGTCGTCTGCGGGCTCGGTCGTGCTCGGCGGGAGAGATGCATAGACAAGCTATATACTTCTGCGAGTGACATCCGAACCGCTCGAAGACCTCATCGGCGACCTCATCTCGCTGAGCCACCGCCTCACTCGCCTCGCCGCGACGAGCACGGGCAGCGCCGAGTCGCCCGCCGTCTGGCGCACGCTCAGCGTGCTGCGCGACCACGGGCCGCTGCGCCTCGGCGAGCTCGCCCGCGCCAGTCGCGTCAGCCAGCCCACGATGACCAAGCTCATCCACGCGCTCGACGACCGCGGCTGGGTGCGCCGCATCGCGGACCGCGACGACGCCCGCGCCTGGCTCATCTCCGCCGACCCGCGCGGGCTCGAGGCCCTGGCCGGATGGCGCCGCGAGCTCGCGCACGCGCTCGCCCCGCGATTCGCCGACCTCGCAGCCGACGACGTCGCGGCGCTCGCCCGTGCCGCCGACGTGATCCGCGAGCGCCTCGAGCGCGCCGACGCCGAAGCCGACGCGCACGCCGGAGCCGTCGCGTGACCCGGGCGGCCGGCCACGCGGCATCCGGTTCGATCCTGCGCCAGCCCACCGCGGTGTGGGCCGTCGCGTTCGCGTGCGTCATCGCGTTCATGGGCATCGGCCTCGTCGACCCGATCCTGCCCGCGATCGCCGAGAGCCTCCAGGCCACGCCGACGCAGACCGAGCTGCTGTTCACGAGCTACCTGCTCGTCACGGGCCTCGCGATGCTCGGCACGAGCTGGGTCTCCAGCCGAATCGGCCCCAAGCGCACGCTCGTCATCGGCCTCGGGCTCATCGTGCTGTTCGCGACGGCGGCCGGGCTCTCGCAGAGCGTCGAGCAGGTCATCGGCTTCCGTGCCGGATGGGGCCTCGGCAACGCGCTCTTCATCTCGACCGCGCTCGCGACCATCGTGGGCGCCGCGTCGGGCGGGTCGGGCGCGGCGATCATCCTCTACGAGGCCGCGCTCGGGCTCGGCATCGCCATCGGACCGCTGCTCGGCGGCCTGCTCGGCCACGTGAGCTGGCGCGGCCCCTTCTTCGGCACCGCGGTGCTCATGGCGATCGGGTTCGTCGCGATCCTCGTCTTCCTGAAGGACGAGCCGGATGCTGCGTCGCGCCCGCGCACGCCGCTGCGGCTCTCCGCGCCGATCCGCGCCCTCCGCGAGCCGGCGCTCGCCGTGCTCGCCGCCGCCGCGCTGTTCTACAACATCGGCTTCTTCGTGCTGCTGGCGTACTCGCCGTTCCCGCTGGGCTTCGACGCGATCGGGCTCGGGCTGACCTTCTTCGGGTGGGGCGTCGCCCTCGCGATCACCTCGGTGTTCGTGGCACCGATCCTCACGGCACGGATGCCGCGCACGCGCGTGCTCCAGGTCGCCCTGCCGCTGCTCGCGGTCGACCTCGCCGTCGCGGGACTCGTCCTCGACGATCCCGCCGCGCTCGTCGTGTGCATCGTGGCCGGCGGCCTCGTGCTCGGCGTGCTCAACACGGTGCTCACCGAGTGCGTGATGGAGGCCACCGACCTGCAGCGCTCGGTCGCCTCGAGCGCCTACTCGGCCGTGCGCTTCCTGGGCGGGGCGCTCGCGCCGCCCGCCGCGGCCGAGCTCGCGCGGCTGATCTCGCCGGCGTCGCCGTACTACGCGGCGGCCGGAGCCATCCTCGTGGCGCTCGTGATCGTGGTGGCGGGGCGACGCGCGCTCCGGCGCGTCGATGCGCACGCGCCGGAGCCGGCGGTCGTGGAGGCGGAAACGGTGACGGTCGGCGACGCGGCCTGAGGCATCCGCTCGCCGGGCCGGGCCACTGCCTGCGGCGCCATCCGCCCGCGATGCCGTCGTCGCGCGGTTCAGCGCGGCGCGCTCGTGGTCGCGCGAACGACCAGTCGCGTCGGCAGCGGCGCGCCCGAGTCGGGCAAGGGCTCCTCGCCGCCGAGCAGCAGCGCCATCACGGCCTCCACCGCCGCGCGCCCCTGCTCGCCGGGGTACTGCTCGACAGTGGTGAGCTCGAACATCTCGGCGTAGGCGTGCCCGTCGACGCCGATCACGGAGAGCTCCTCGGGCACGCCGATGCCGAGGCGCTCGGCCGCGCGGATGGCGCCGATCGCCATCTCATCGGAGGCCGCGAACACCGCCGTCGGCCTCGCGCCGGGGTGGCCGAGCAGCTGCAGCGCCCCGGTGTACCCGCCGGGCAGGTCCATCTCGGCCTCGAGCACGACGTTGCGGTGCTCGGCCGGAATCCCCGCCGCCGCCATCGCGTCACGGAATCCCTCCAGCCGGTGCCCCTGCACGCTCTCGGGTCGCTCGGCCGCGCCGAGGCCGGCGAGGTGGGCGATCCGCGTATGGCCCAGGTGCAGCAGATGCTCCGTCGCGAGCTGCCCCACGGCGCGGTCGTCGATCGAGAGCCGCGCGTCGACCCGGCCGCTGCCGCCGAGCGCGACGAGCGGCTTCTCGCGCCGGGCGAGCGAGATCGTCTCACCCTCGTCGAGGTCGACACCGATCGCGATGACGGCGTCGACGCGCTTGCGGGCGAGGAAGAAGTCGAACACGCGCGAGCGCTCGGGCCCGCCCTCCGGCAGGTTGTAGAGGGTGAGGTCGTATCCCGCGCCGAGCAGTGCCCGCTCGACGCCCTCGAGCACCTCTCCGAAGAACCAGCGGTTCACGAACGGAATGATCACCCCGACGTTCTTGGTGCGGCCCGTGACCAGGCTGGCGGCGTCGGGCGAGGCGATGTAGCCGATCTCGTTGGCCGCCGCCTCGACGCGCCGACGGGTCTCCTCGGCGACGTAGCCGCCGCCCGACAGGGCGCGCGAGGCAGTGGCCTTCGACACCCCCGCGAGGCGGGCGACGTCGCCGATGGCCGCCATGGTGCCTCCCCTCGTCGGGCCGCTCGGTGCAGAGTGTAGTGCTCCGGGAGTCGAATGTGGAACCGTTTCCCCATTCATGCATTCGCACGGTTCCCGCGATCGAGAGCGCTCTCGCCCCGCCGTTCCGGGGGCGCGCGGCGGTGGCCGAACCGTGACCCGGGGAACCTTGTGAGGAAGCGCCTCGTGTCCTAGCGTGGTCGCTGGAACCGGTTCCCGGTTCCGCCCTGCACCGCACTCAACGAGGAGAAGACATGAGACTCTCACGGCATCGCCGATGGGTTGCCCCCGTCGTGGCGGCGGCCGCGGTCGGACTGACGCTCACGGCGTGCACCGGCGACATCGCAGACCAGGAAGCGGGCGACGTCGACTGCGGACCGTACGAGGAGTACGGCACGTTCGACGGCGCCAGCGTCACGATCGGCGGCACCATCCAGGACCTCGAGGCCGACCGTCTCGTCGAATCGTGGTCCGACTTCGAGACCTGCACCGGCATCGAGATCGACTACCAGGGCTCGAGCGAGTTCGAGGCCCAGATCGCGGTGCTGGCCGAGGGCGGCAACGCGCCCGACATCGGCATCGTCCCGCAGCCCGGCCTCCTCGGCCGGCTCGCGGCGGGCGGTTGGCTCATCCCCGCCTCCCAGGGCGTCGAGGACAACGTCGACAAGTGGTGGAGCGAGGACTGGAAGAACTACGGCACCTACGACGGCACGTTCTACGCAGCCCCGCTCATGGCGAGCATCAAGGGCTACGTCTGGTACTCGCCGTCCGAGTTCGAGGAGAAGGGGTACGAGATCCCCAAGACCCTCGACGAGCTGACCGCGCTGTCGCAGCAGATCGCCGACGAGGGCGACCACAAGCCCTGGTGCGTCGGACTCGAGTCGGGTGAGGCCACCGGATGGCCCGGCACCGACTGGATCGAGGACTGGATGCTCCGCCTGCATGGCCCCGACGTGTACGACCAGTGGGTCACGCACGAGATCCCGTTCAACGACCCGAAGGTCGCTGAGGCGTTCGACGCGGTCGGCGAGTACCTGAAGAACGACGACATGGTCAACGGCGGCATCGGCGACGTGTCGACGCAGATCACCGAGGCGTTCCAGACGGGCGGCCTGCCCATCCTCGACGGCGAGTGCTCGCTGCACCACCAGGCCTCGTTCTACGAGACCTTCTGGAACCCCGAGGGCGGCGACGAGAACACCGTGGCCTCCGACGGCACCGTGTTCGCGTTCCTGACCCCGCCGGTGAACGCCGACGACCCGCTGTCGGTCACCGGTGGCGGCGAGTTCCCGGTCGCGTTCCGCGACGCGGAAGAGGTCGAGGCCGTGCGCACGTACCTCTCGAGCGACACCTGGGCCAACAACCGGGTGAGCCTGGGCGGCGTGATCAGCGCGAACACGGGCGTCGACCCGCAGAACGCGTCGAGCGAGCTGCTCGTGCAGTCCATCGAGATCCTCCAGGACCCCGAGACGACGTTCCGCTTCGACGGTTCCGACCTGATGCCCGGTGCCGTGGGCGCCGACTCCTTCTGGAAGGGCATCGTCTCCTGGATCAGCGGCGAGGACACGCAGAAGGTCCTCGACACCATCGAGGCCAGCTGGCCCTCGAACTGATCATCAGAGTGCCGCTTCCGGATTCGTCCCGGCCGGCGGCATGATCGAGGGGTGGGGCTCCTGAGCCCCACCCCTCGGCGAACCCCGTTTCAACGACGAACCCGGGAGGCACGATGACGACCGCCGATCTCCTCGGCAAGATCCTGCAGGTGGTGATGGGCCTCGCGATCTTCGCGGCGGTCGTGGGCCTCCTCATCTTCTTCATCGACAGGGCGCCCAAGAAGGGGCGCGACTACTGGCAGCTGGCGGGCTTCCTGCTCCCCGCGCTGCTCTTCATCTCCATCGGCCTGATCTATCCGGCCATCCGCACGAGCATCCTCGCCTTCCAGGACAGTTCCGGGGCGTGGAGCTTCGACAACTTCGTCTGGATGTTCACGCAGCCGACCGCCATCCGCACGCTCATCAACACGGTGATCTGGGTGCTGCTGGTGCCGACGTTCGCGACCGCGGTCGGGCTCGCCTACGCGGTCTTCATCGATCGCTCGCGCGGTGAGCGCATCTACAAGGCCGTGCTGTTCATGCCGATCGCCATCTCGTTCGTGGGCGCCGGCGTCATCTGGAAGTTCGTCTACGAGTACCGCTCCGGCGACCGCGAGCAGATCGGCCTGCTCAACGCGATCGTCGTCGCGTTCGGCGGCGAGCCGGTGCAGTGGCTCCAGACCGACCCGATCAACACGGTCCTGCTGATCGTCGTCATGATCTGGGTGCAGACGGGCTTCGCGATGGTCGTGCTCAGCGCCGCCATCAAGGGCATCCCGACCGAGCAGATCGAGGCGGCCCAGCTCGACGGCACGAACGCGTGGCAGCGGTTCATGAACGTCACCGTGCCGGGCATCCGCGGCGCCCTCGTCGTGGTGCTCACCACCATCTCGATCGCCACGCTGAAGGTGTTCGACATCGTCCGGACGATGACCGCCGGAAACTTCAACACCAGCATCGTGGCGAACGAGATGTACACGCAGGCGTTCCGAGCGAGCGAGGTCGGACGGGGTTCGGCGCTCGCGCTCGTGCTCTTCATCCTCGTGCTGCCGATCGTCCTCTACAACGTGAACATCCTCAGGAAGCAGAGGGAGATCCGATGAGCAGCGTCGCACCCGCCGACCTCCCGGTCGGCAAGGACCTCGGGTCGCTCGAAGCCGCCGAGGCGAGCGAGCGGGCGGAGCAGGAGCAGCCGAAGACCGCGCGCGTGAAGAAGCGCCTGACCTCGCGCACGGCCACGATCGCGTCGCTGATCATCGCGGTGCTCTGGACCATCCCCACGTTCGGCCTGTTCATCTCGTCGTTCCGGCCCGCGGAGCTCATCCGCACCACCGGGTGGTGGACGATCTTCTCGAACTGGGGCCTCACGCTCGACAACTACCGCGACGTGCTGTTCTCGACGTCGGCGTCGTCGCCCCAGCTCGGCGCCTACATCGTCAACTCGGTGGCGATCGCGCTCGTCGCGACCATCATCCCGCTCGTCTTCGCGTCGATGGCCGCGTACGCGTTCGCGTGGATCCGGTTCAAGGGCGTCAACGCGCTGTTCATCCTCGTGTTCGCGCTCCAGATCATCCCGCTGCAGATGGCGCTCGTGCCGCTGCTGCAGATCTTCTCGACCGTGCTGCGGCCGATGCAGGCGTGGCTGCACGACATCATCCCGATCATCCCCGAGCAGAACTACCTGCCCGTGTGGTTGGCGCACTCGATCTTCGCGCTCCCGCTCGCGATCTTCCTGCTGCACAACTTCATCTCGGAGATCCCGTCCGACGTGATCGAGGCCGCGCGCGTCGACGGCGCGACGCACAGCCAGATCTTCTTCCGGATCGTGCTGCCGCTCGCCGTGCCGGCGATCGCGTCCTTCGCGATCTTCCAGTTCATCTGGGTGTGGAACGACCTGCTCGTCGCGCTGATCTTCTCGGGCGGCACGCAGGATGTCGCGCCGCTCACCCAACGATTGGCCGAGCTCACGGGCACGCGAGGCCAGGACTGGCAGCTCCTGACGGCGGCCGCGTTCATCTCGATCGTCATCCCGCTGATCGTGTTCTTCAGCCTGCAGCGCTACTTCGTGCGCGGGCTGTTGGCGGGGTCGACCAAGGGCTGACGCCGGCTGCCGAACGCAGGTGCGGAGGCGTGTCGCCACGGCGACACGCCTCCTGCTGCGTCGACACGCCGAGCGGCGACCTGCGTTGCGCCGGCGATCACGCCGCCTCGGCGAGCGCGGTGCAGGGGAGTGGCGGGCGTCCCGGAAGGGACGCCCGCCACTCGGCGCTCAGGTCACTCCTCGGCGCGCGCCAGCGCCGTGCGGATCCGGCGGGCGACGAGCGCTGCGCCACCGAGGCCCAGCAGGATCATCGCCGCGGTCAGCAGGCCGCCCGTCCCCGCGGCGCCCGTCTCGGCCAGGCCGGTCGGTGCGGACGGGACGTGCGGTGCCGGCGGTGCCGGCGGCTTCGGCGGTGCCGGCGGGCACGGCTCGACCGTGAACGCGGCGGACGCCGTGATCGAGTCGTCGCCGGTCCACGTGATCATGAACTCGTAGTCGCCCGGCGGCAGGTTGCCGAACGGCACGTCCAGCGACTCCGACGGAGCGGTGAGCGTGTCGGACACCGGCGCGCCCGGACCGGTGAGGGTCCAGTCGTAGTCCTCGTCGACGATCATGCCCGAGATGCTGACGAGACCTTCACCGTTCTGGCCCGTGATGCATCCCTTCCCCGTCGCCGTCACGTCGAGCACGGGGCAGTCTTCGACGGTGAACATCTGCTCGTCGACGACCTCCCATTCGCCTCCGCTGAACGACTGCTCGAGCGTGACCGTGTAGTCGCCACCCGGGATCGGATCCCAGGTGAAGGACGTGTCGCCCTCGGTGTCGCTGATCATCTGCACGTCGACCACGCCGTCCTGGTTCTCGACCGTCAGACGGTAGTCGAGGTTCTCCATCAGGCCGTACAGGTACACGGTGAGGAACGGCGGCGTGTAGTACACGCAGGTCTCGTACTCGAGCTCGACCTCGGGGGTCGGGATCTCGATCATGCAGTCGTTCTCGTAGACCAGCTGACCCTCGGAGTCCCAATTCAGGCCGGGGAAGAACTGCACCTGGCCGTCTTCCTCGTAGTAGAACGACGGAACGATGTCGCCCCACTCGGTGTGCTTCGGGATCTCCGGGTAGAAGATCGGGCCCATGTGTTCCTCGCCGTGGCCGACGGCCGACGGCTGGCCGCCGACCACCGAGTTCGCGGCGGGCGTGATCACCACGTACGGGTTCGAGTACGACCCGGTGCGGTGGCAGAGCGTGACCTTGTCGACCGGCTCCTCGCCGGGCGGCACGAGCTGCGTCTGCACGTCCTTCGCGGCGGCGGCCTTCGGGGCATCCGTCGCGACCTCGGCGGCCTCGGCGGGCACCTCGGCTTCCTCGGCGGGCGGCGCGGCCTCCTCTGCCGGCGGGTCTGCAGGCGGCGCGGCCTCCGCCGGTGCGTCGGCGGGTTGCTCCGCCGGCACCTCGGCGGCCGGCTCCTCGACCGGTGTCGACGGTTCGGCGGCGGGCTCCTCGGCGACCGGCTGCTCGGCGGGCGTCGTGGGGTCGGTGGCCTGGTCCTGTGCCGGCTGGGTGCTCTGGACGGCCGCGGGATCCGCGACCTCCTCGGCGGCGGCCGGACCGGCGATCGCCGTCACGCCGGCCAGCGCGAGCGCGGCGACGGCCGTGGCGGCGAGCGTGGTGCGCCAGCTCCGCCGCACGGTCGTCGCGTCGTCTTCGGGATGCGGCCCATGCGGCCGTCCCGCACGGCGCAGCGCGCCGCGGATCCTCGTGTTCACCTGGTTCCCCCCATCGGGCGATGACGGCGAGCGGATGTCGGGATCCGCCCGCGCACGGCATCGGGTGGCCGTACAGGTCGATGCAAGCACTCGCCGCCGGGTGAGCGGGAAGGTCAGCCCATGGTGAGCGTAGGGTGAACCTCGGGCGAAACATCGGACGATCACCCCCGTCGGAGGGGCGTCCCGCTTCATCAGTCGATCAGGCCCAGGTGGCGAGCCCGCTGAACCGCCCCGTCGCGCGTGGTGACGCCGAGCTTGCGATAGATGCTGCGCACCTGGGTCTTGACGGTGTTCGGCGAGACCGAGAGGTCGAAGGCAATGCGCTGGTGGGTGTCGCCCTCGATCAGGCGGGACAGCACCACCCGCTCACGGGCGCTGAGCGTCTCGGGCCTCGGGGCGTCGGCGGTGGGGTAGCGGGCTTCGACCGCCGAGATGAGCCGGTCCGCGGGGTCGGGGCGGTGACGTGCACGCCGGCGCTCGAGGAGCATCGCGAGCTCGTGTCGCCGCAGCACGCCGAAGGGCCGGATCGAACCGCCGGTGGCGGCGAGGGTGACCGCGTGGTCGAAGAGGTCCTCCGCGGTGCTCGCGTCGCCGAGGTCGGCGTGCGCGGCCGCGGTCACGAGGAGCGCGAGCGTCGTCGTGCGCGGCGCGTGCGCGTCGCCCATGGCCAGGCATCGGGCGGTGAGGTCGATCGCATGCGTGGACTCGCCGGCGTCGATCGCGACGCGTGCGGACCAGGCGGCAGGGCATTGGGAGTGCGCCGGATCGGGCGCGAGACGGGCGATCTCGGCGCGAGCAGCGACGGCCTCGCGACGCTGGACGAGCGTGGCGATGCGCTGGTCGTCGTGCAGCATCGCGGCCAGGTTCGGCGCCTCCCATTCGCTGACGACGAGTTGGAGCTCCTGGAGCAGGTCGTCCACCTCGTCGCCGTCCTCCCGCATCGCGGCGAGCTCGGCGAGGGCGAGCGGGGCGTACTCCGTTCCGGCGGTGTCGGCGGCCAGTGCGCGCAGCCGACGCTCGAGTCCGTCGAGCTCGTCGCGCTCGATCGCGAGCGCCGCCTCGGCGAGCCGCGCGAGCGCCGTGCCGAGCCCGTGCGAGGGGTCGGCCTCCGAGGCCGCCCGCAGCGCGGCATCCACGTGCATGTCGGCGCTGCGCAGGCTGCCGAGGCGGAGGTCGATCAACGCGATCCCGCCGCCGGCCTCGCTGAGCACCGCGGGCGGCGTGCGGGCCTCGGCGACGTAGAGCGCCCGGAGGAGCGCGCGCCGTGCGTCCGCGAGCCGTCCGGCCAGGAGGAGGCTGAGGCCGGCCTCGAGCGAGATGCACGCCTCGAGTTCCGCGCGTCCGGGGAGGGGCACCGTGCTCGCGGACAGCAGTGCCTCGGCGCGCGCGAGCTGGTCGAGCGACGCCGTGAACCGCCCGAGCCCGCGGAGGGCGGACGCCCGGAGCACCGGCGCGAGCACTCGCAGTGCGTCGTCCCGGTGGTCGCCGTTCTCGAGGAGGAGCTCCTCGGCCGCGTCGACGTATGGTTGCGAGGCGTACGGGTTCGCGGCGCCGGGGGAGCGGTATCCCGCGGCCAGGGCGAGCAGTGCGGCCGGGTCGCGCGACCAGTCGCCCGGCACGCCGCGCACGCGTTCTCGCAGCTCGGCCGGGCTCAGGCGCACGATCTCGCGCCAGGTCACCGCCCCCGCGGCATCCGTCGCCTCGACCATCGCCACCCCCGTTTCGTGGTCGACGTGCGTGGCCGCAGTCTACGCCCGGGTGATCGCCGGGTGAGCGGGGGTTGACGGATGTCGCGCCGCGCCGTCGCGACGACGGTGGACGCGTCGTCGGCTCACTCGGGCCGGCGCACTCCCCGGCGGGAGAGGACGACCGAGCCGCCCATCGCCATGAGCAGCAGCGCGACGGTTGCCGCACCGGTCACGTCGCCCGGCCCGCTCTCGGCCAGCGCGGCCGGCTTCGAGGGCGCGCTGGGCGGGGCGGGGCACGGGGTGAGCGCGGCGTCGGCGCTGCCGGCGAGCACCACGGTATCGAGCGGCACGAAGTTCCCGCCGCCGATGTACGGCGGCTCCTCGTACGGCTCGTCGACGGTCCAGGTGCCGGTCACGCTCACAGTCGCGGTCGTGCCGGCCGCGATGGACGGGAACGTCAGCGTCGTGACGCCCGACGGCTGCGCGGTGGCCTGCTGCGTGCTGCCGTCCGGACCGGTGACCGTGTACGCGACGCCATGCACGAGGTGGGCCAGCGAGACGTCGACCGTGCCGGTGCCGCCGGCGACGGAGCACTGCGTGACCGCGAGTTCGACCGTCGGCTGGCAGGGTTCGATCGCGAACGCGATCCAGTCGTACACGGGCGAGTCGTCGACCGTCTCCGCGTACGCGAGGTAGTTGCCCGGCGGCGTGCCGCTCGACAGCGGGATCTGCGCGGTGGCGGCGTCGGCGAGGAGGCTGCCGCTGAAGCCGGCGACCCACCAGCGGTACTCGGTGCCCACGACGAGGCCCGAGAGCTCGAGCGTCATCACCGCGTCGTCGCCGGTGCTGCAGGTCGCGCCGGTGATCGCGACGCCGAGGTCGGGGATGCAGGCCTCGACCGTGAAGTCCGCCTCGGCGAACGAGTGCGGGTCTGGCACCCCGCCGTTGCCCTCCTCTTCGACGACAGCGTGGTAGGGGCCGGGCGCGAGGCCGTTCAGCGCGACCTCCACGTCGATGAACGCGGAGCCGGCGACCGTGCCGCCTGCCGAGTACTCCTCGCCGGTCACCGACCAGACGTAGTTCGCGTCGGCCGAGGGAGTGATGCGCAGCGCACCGGTGCCGTCGTCGCCGGTGCTGCACCCGACGATCGCCATGACCTCGAGGGGCGCATTCTTGGCCGCGGCCGGCGCGGCGACTCCCGCGACGGCGCCGATCACCGCCAGCGCCCCGGTGAGCGCCGCCGCGAGCCCGGCACGCCAACGCGCCACGGT from Agromyces aurantiacus includes these protein-coding regions:
- a CDS encoding MarR family transcriptional regulator; the encoded protein is MTSEPLEDLIGDLISLSHRLTRLAATSTGSAESPAVWRTLSVLRDHGPLRLGELARASRVSQPTMTKLIHALDDRGWVRRIADRDDARAWLISADPRGLEALAGWRRELAHALAPRFADLAADDVAALARAADVIRERLERADAEADAHAGAVA
- a CDS encoding LuxR C-terminal-related transcriptional regulator; protein product: MVEATDAAGAVTWREIVRLSPAELRERVRGVPGDWSRDPAALLALAAGYRSPGAANPYASQPYVDAAEELLLENGDHRDDALRVLAPVLRASALRGLGRFTASLDQLARAEALLSASTVPLPGRAELEACISLEAGLSLLLAGRLADARRALLRALYVAEARTPPAVLSEAGGGIALIDLRLGSLRSADMHVDAALRAASEADPSHGLGTALARLAEAALAIERDELDGLERRLRALAADTAGTEYAPLALAELAAMREDGDEVDDLLQELQLVVSEWEAPNLAAMLHDDQRIATLVQRREAVAARAEIARLAPDPAHSQCPAAWSARVAIDAGESTHAIDLTARCLAMGDAHAPRTTTLALLVTAAAHADLGDASTAEDLFDHAVTLAATGGSIRPFGVLRRHELAMLLERRRARHRPDPADRLISAVEARYPTADAPRPETLSARERVVLSRLIEGDTHQRIAFDLSVSPNTVKTQVRSIYRKLGVTTRDGAVQRARHLGLID
- a CDS encoding ABC transporter substrate-binding protein encodes the protein MRLSRHRRWVAPVVAAAAVGLTLTACTGDIADQEAGDVDCGPYEEYGTFDGASVTIGGTIQDLEADRLVESWSDFETCTGIEIDYQGSSEFEAQIAVLAEGGNAPDIGIVPQPGLLGRLAAGGWLIPASQGVEDNVDKWWSEDWKNYGTYDGTFYAAPLMASIKGYVWYSPSEFEEKGYEIPKTLDELTALSQQIADEGDHKPWCVGLESGEATGWPGTDWIEDWMLRLHGPDVYDQWVTHEIPFNDPKVAEAFDAVGEYLKNDDMVNGGIGDVSTQITEAFQTGGLPILDGECSLHHQASFYETFWNPEGGDENTVASDGTVFAFLTPPVNADDPLSVTGGGEFPVAFRDAEEVEAVRTYLSSDTWANNRVSLGGVISANTGVDPQNASSELLVQSIEILQDPETTFRFDGSDLMPGAVGADSFWKGIVSWISGEDTQKVLDTIEASWPSN
- a CDS encoding carbohydrate ABC transporter permease, which produces MTTADLLGKILQVVMGLAIFAAVVGLLIFFIDRAPKKGRDYWQLAGFLLPALLFISIGLIYPAIRTSILAFQDSSGAWSFDNFVWMFTQPTAIRTLINTVIWVLLVPTFATAVGLAYAVFIDRSRGERIYKAVLFMPIAISFVGAGVIWKFVYEYRSGDREQIGLLNAIVVAFGGEPVQWLQTDPINTVLLIVVMIWVQTGFAMVVLSAAIKGIPTEQIEAAQLDGTNAWQRFMNVTVPGIRGALVVVLTTISIATLKVFDIVRTMTAGNFNTSIVANEMYTQAFRASEVGRGSALALVLFILVLPIVLYNVNILRKQREIR
- a CDS encoding MFS transporter, whose product is MTRAAGHAASGSILRQPTAVWAVAFACVIAFMGIGLVDPILPAIAESLQATPTQTELLFTSYLLVTGLAMLGTSWVSSRIGPKRTLVIGLGLIVLFATAAGLSQSVEQVIGFRAGWGLGNALFISTALATIVGAASGGSGAAIILYEAALGLGIAIGPLLGGLLGHVSWRGPFFGTAVLMAIGFVAILVFLKDEPDAASRPRTPLRLSAPIRALREPALAVLAAAALFYNIGFFVLLAYSPFPLGFDAIGLGLTFFGWGVALAITSVFVAPILTARMPRTRVLQVALPLLAVDLAVAGLVLDDPAALVVCIVAGGLVLGVLNTVLTECVMEATDLQRSVASSAYSAVRFLGGALAPPAAAELARLISPASPYYAAAGAILVALVIVVAGRRALRRVDAHAPEPAVVEAETVTVGDAA
- a CDS encoding carbohydrate ABC transporter permease; translated protein: MSSVAPADLPVGKDLGSLEAAEASERAEQEQPKTARVKKRLTSRTATIASLIIAVLWTIPTFGLFISSFRPAELIRTTGWWTIFSNWGLTLDNYRDVLFSTSASSPQLGAYIVNSVAIALVATIIPLVFASMAAYAFAWIRFKGVNALFILVFALQIIPLQMALVPLLQIFSTVLRPMQAWLHDIIPIIPEQNYLPVWLAHSIFALPLAIFLLHNFISEIPSDVIEAARVDGATHSQIFFRIVLPLAVPAIASFAIFQFIWVWNDLLVALIFSGGTQDVAPLTQRLAELTGTRGQDWQLLTAAAFISIVIPLIVFFSLQRYFVRGLLAGSTKG
- a CDS encoding LacI family DNA-binding transcriptional regulator; amino-acid sequence: MAAIGDVARLAGVSKATASRALSGGGYVAEETRRRVEAAANEIGYIASPDAASLVTGRTKNVGVIIPFVNRWFFGEVLEGVERALLGAGYDLTLYNLPEGGPERSRVFDFFLARKRVDAVIAIGVDLDEGETISLARREKPLVALGGSGRVDARLSIDDRAVGQLATEHLLHLGHTRIAHLAGLGAAERPESVQGHRLEGFRDAMAAAGIPAEHRNVVLEAEMDLPGGYTGALQLLGHPGARPTAVFAASDEMAIGAIRAAERLGIGVPEELSVIGVDGHAYAEMFELTTVEQYPGEQGRAAVEAVMALLLGGEEPLPDSGAPLPTRLVVRATTSAPR
- a CDS encoding SPOR domain-containing protein; this translates as MNTRIRGALRRAGRPHGPHPEDDATTVRRSWRTTLAATAVAALALAGVTAIAGPAAAEEVADPAAVQSTQPAQDQATDPTTPAEQPVAEEPAAEPSTPVEEPAAEVPAEQPADAPAEAAPPADPPAEEAAPPAEEAEVPAEAAEVATDAPKAAAAKDVQTQLVPPGEEPVDKVTLCHRTGSYSNPYVVITPAANSVVGGQPSAVGHGEEHMGPIFYPEIPKHTEWGDIVPSFYYEEDGQVQFFPGLNWDSEGQLVYENDCMIEIPTPEVELEYETCVYYTPPFLTVYLYGLMENLDYRLTVENQDGVVDVQMISDTEGDTSFTWDPIPGGDYTVTLEQSFSGGEWEVVDEQMFTVEDCPVLDVTATGKGCITGQNGEGLVSISGMIVDEDYDWTLTGPGAPVSDTLTAPSESLDVPFGNLPPGDYEFMITWTGDDSITASAAFTVEPCPPAPPKPPAPPAPHVPSAPTGLAETGAAGTGGLLTAAMILLGLGGAALVARRIRTALARAEE
- the rplL gene encoding 50S ribosomal protein L7/L12 — encoded protein: MAKLSTEELLEQFKGLTLIELSEFVKAFEETFEVTAAAPVAVAAPAAGGAGAAAEEVEEKDSFDVVLEAAGDKKIQVIKVVRELTSLGLGEAKAVVDGAPKAVLEGANKETADKAKAALEEAGATVTLK